A genomic window from Methanomassiliicoccales archaeon includes:
- a CDS encoding glycosyltransferase family 4 protein, with product MRVCFVLHSPALGGAERANLELIDALRNRGVECFAMLPASGPIIKELEKRGVHFKVIPYRWWTASETLPLWRRVYRIIFSFAAIPLVVRQLKKWNPDIIVANTITVCAGAFAAKIFNAPHIWYIHEFGYEDHRLIYILGPRISLHLINKLSTACIACSHAVAEKYRRFIPDEKMRVVYYPISFLNPLETSPRLKEFREQCIREGIIQLAIVGTLQEGKGQEDAIRAIGELIRKGIKAHLYIVGKGSPKYKEYLDHLINENHLEDHVTFLGYIPNAIEVMRCVDIVLVCSRMEAFGRVTVEAMRAGKPVIGARSGGTTELIRENFNGLLYTPGNYVELAEKILYLLEHPDIAKEMGANGERWATEHFSEEKYGREVLAIFEQILQRNELRRAKRSEYSGK from the coding sequence ATGAGGGTCTGCTTCGTCTTGCATTCACCAGCCCTGGGCGGTGCGGAAAGGGCTAATCTTGAATTAATCGATGCTTTGAGAAACAGAGGTGTTGAGTGTTTTGCGATGCTACCTGCCTCCGGTCCGATCATCAAGGAACTGGAGAAGCGTGGCGTACATTTCAAGGTGATTCCGTACAGATGGTGGACAGCCAGCGAGACTTTGCCACTTTGGAGACGCGTGTACAGAATTATATTCAGCTTTGCTGCGATTCCGCTAGTCGTCAGACAATTGAAGAAGTGGAATCCTGATATCATTGTCGCCAACACGATAACCGTATGCGCTGGTGCCTTTGCTGCAAAGATATTCAATGCACCACACATCTGGTATATTCACGAATTCGGATACGAAGATCACAGATTGATTTACATTCTAGGTCCAAGAATTTCTTTGCACTTGATAAACAAACTCTCAACGGCATGCATCGCTTGCTCCCACGCCGTCGCCGAAAAATACCGACGATTTATTCCCGATGAAAAGATGAGGGTCGTTTATTACCCAATTTCTTTTCTCAATCCCCTCGAAACTTCCCCTCGTTTGAAGGAATTCCGAGAGCAATGTATTAGAGAAGGAATTATCCAATTGGCGATTGTCGGTACCTTACAAGAGGGAAAAGGGCAGGAGGATGCGATAAGGGCGATTGGAGAACTGATCCGAAAGGGGATAAAGGCACATCTTTACATCGTCGGTAAGGGGAGCCCCAAATACAAGGAATATCTCGATCACTTAATCAATGAAAATCATCTGGAAGACCATGTGACTTTCCTTGGCTACATTCCGAATGCGATCGAAGTAATGCGGTGCGTCGATATCGTGCTTGTATGTTCAAGGATGGAGGCCTTCGGCCGCGTCACCGTCGAGGCGATGCGGGCTGGGAAACCAGTAATCGGAGCGAGGAGTGGCGGGACCACCGAGCTGATCCGCGAGAACTTCAACGGCCTCTTGTATACACCAGGGAACTATGTGGAACTGGCGGAGAAAATCTTGTATTTACTGGAGCATCCTGACATCGCGAAGGAGATGGGGGCTAACGGAGAGAGGTGGGCGACAGAGCATTTCAGCGAGGAGAAATACGGAAGGGAAGTGTTGGCGATCTTTGAACAAATCTTGCAGAGGAATGAATTGCGCCGCGCAAAGAGATCGGAATATTCAGGAAAATGA